A section of the Oryza sativa Japonica Group chromosome 1, ASM3414082v1 genome encodes:
- the LOC4326813 gene encoding uncharacterized protein isoform X1 yields MSSAAGQDNGDTAGDYIKWMCGAGGRAGGAMANLQRGVGSLVRDIGDPCLNPSPVKGSKMLKPEKWHTCFDNDGKVIGFRKALKFIVLGGVDPTIRAEVWEFLLGCYALSSTSEYRRKLRAVRREKYQILVRQCQSMHPSIGTGELAYAVGSKLMDVRTMSKETHIAEEVSTSQQTSQNTAGSLVEDSDYGPGGAQQSQKRESCSKSAELVGFNVHNDTSLYDSSNFIVSSTEVNNCSKDSQDYNDMGEPRYDTETFDDYPSLPVTNFFSTDGVGSNGVDKNHCSFSVPEDRLRHRDERMHSFQINNNIDLIIESNSCSSDVFRASNSDSAIFHSDAYKQDRWLDDNGYNREVIDSLRISDAPEADFVDGTKSNSVVASKDRVSEWLWTLHRIVVDVVRTDSHLDFYGESRNMARMSDILAVYAWVDPSTGYCQGMSDLLSPFVVLYEDDADAFWCFEMLLRRMVIHIYFKFCCLLVWFLCYSMHNMCPVPLQRENFQMEGPTGVMKQLQALWKIMEITDVELFEHLSTIGAESLHFAFRMLLVLFRRELSFEESLSMWEMMWAADFNEDVILHLEENCLEPLLVDMRNDLSCEVKEEHRVNSYTRRKSKSRKPHHRNGEMRVACNLGMKPNTRNPLCGLSGATIWARHQQMPHISTNVLAKNGDDDLPIFCVAAILVINRHKIIRETRSIDDAIKMFNDNMLKINVKRCVRMAIKLRKKYIYKLLKGGSE; encoded by the exons aTGTCGTCGGCCGCGGGCCAAGACAACGGAGATACCGCTGGGGACTACATCAAGTGGATGTGCGGCGCCGGTGGCCGTGCGGGCGGCGCCATGGCCAACCTCCAGCGCGGCGTTGGCTCCCTCGTCCGTGACATTGGCGACCCCTGCCTCAACCCATCCCCCGTTAAG GGGAGCAAAATGCTCAAACCGGAAAAATGGCACACATGTTTTGATAATGATGGAAAGGTCATAGGTTTCCGTAAAGCCCTAAAATTCATTGTCTTAGGG GGTGTGGATCCCACTATTCGAGCTGAAGTTTGGGAATTTCTTCTTGGCTGCTATGCCTTGAGTAGTACCTCAGAGTATAGGAGGAAACTAAGAGCTGTTAGAAG ggaaaaatatcaaattttagttagacAGTGCCAGAGCATGCACCCAAGCATTGGTACAGGTGAGCTTGCTTACGCTGTTGGATCAAAGCTAATGGATGTCAGGACTATGTCAAAAGAAACCCACATTGCAGAAGAAGTTAGCACAAGTCAACAAACTTCACAAAATACAGCTGGCAGTTTAGTAGAAGATTCAGATTATGGCCCCGGTGGTGCACAGCAGTCACAAAAAAGGGAAAGCTGTAGTAAATCAGCTGAACTAGTTGGTTTCAACGTACATAATGATACCTCTCTTTATGATTCTTCCAATTTTATTGTGTCTTCTACAGAAGTGAATAATTGCTCAAAAGATTCTCAGGATTACAATGACATGGGTGAACCAAGATATGACACTGAGACCTTCGATGATTATCCTTCTCTACCTGTTACAAATTTTTTCTCAACTGATGGTGTGGGCAGCAATGGAGTTGATAAAAATCATTGTAGTTTCTCAGTTCCTGAAGATAGATTAAGGCACCGTGATGAACGTATGCACAGCTTCCAAATCAATAATAACATAGATCTCATTATAGAGTCAAATTCATGCTCCAGTGATGTGTTTAGGGCTAGCAACAGTGATTCAGCCATCTTTCACTCAGATGCATACAAGCAGGATAGATGGTTAGATGATAATGGCTATAACAGGGAAGTTATAGATTCCTTGAGGATATCTGATGCACCAGAAGCAGATTTTGTTGATGGAACCAAATCCAACAGTGTGGTTGCCAGCAAAGATCGAGTCTCTGAATGGCTTTGGACACTGCACCGAATTG TGGTTGATGTGGTTAGAACGGATAGTCATCTTGATTTCTATGGAGAATCAAGAAATATGGCTAGGATGTCAGATATACTTGCAGTTTATGCATGGGTTGATCCTTCCACCGGGTATTGCCAAG GTATGAGTGATCTACTTTCACCTTTTGTTGTTCTCTATGAGGATGATGCAGATGCCTTTTGGTGCTTTGAGATGCTACTGAGAAGGATGGTAATTCACATATATTTCAAATTTTGTTGCCTATTAGTTTGGTTTCTATGTTACTCCATGCATAATATGTGCCCTGTTCCACTTCAGCGTGAAAATTTCCAGATGGAGGGACCAACAGGAGTTATGAAGCAGTTGCAAGCATTGTGGAAGATCATGGAAATAACTGATGTAGAATTATTTGAACATTTGTCAACAATTGGTGCTGAAAGCCTTCATTTTGCTTTCCGGATGCTGCTAGTGCTTTTTCGTCGAGAGCTGTCCTTTGAGGAGTCACTTAGCATGTGGGAG ATGATGTGGGCTGCTGACTTTAATGAAGATGTGATTTTACATTTGGAAGAGAATTGTCTGGAGCCATTGCTGGTAGATATGAGGAATGATTTATCATGTGAGGTGAAAGAAGAGCACCGGGTGAACAGTTACACAAGAAGAAAGTCCAAAAGCAGGAAGCCCCATCATAGAAATGGTGAAATGCGTGTAGCTTGCAACCTTGGAATGAAACCCAATACAAGAAATCCCCTCTGTGGCTTGTCAGGAGCTACTATTTGGGCAAGACATCAGCAGATGCCACATATAAGCACAAATGTGTTAGCAAAGAATGGAGATGATGATCTGCCTATATTCTGCGTAGCAGCAATCCTTGTAATCAATCGCCACAAGATAATTAGAGAAACTCGCTCAATAGATGATGCAATCAAG ATGTTCAATGATAATATGCTGAAGATCAATGTAAAAAGATGCGTACGCATGGCTATCAAGCTGAGGAAGAAGTATATTTACAAG TTATTGAAGGGGGGCTCGGAATGA
- the LOC4326813 gene encoding rab GTPase-activating protein 22 isoform X2, with product MSSAAGQDNGDTAGDYIKWMCGAGGRAGGAMANLQRGVGSLVRDIGDPCLNPSPVKGSKMLKPEKWHTCFDNDGKVIGFRKALKFIVLGGVDPTIRAEVWEFLLGCYALSSTSEYRRKLRAVRREKYQILVRQCQSMHPSIGTGELAYAVGSKLMDVRTMSKETHIAEEVSTSQQTSQNTAGSLVEDSDYGPGGAQQSQKRESCSKSAELVGFNVHNDTSLYDSSNFIVSSTEVNNCSKDSQDYNDMGEPRYDTETFDDYPSLPVTNFFSTDGVGSNGVDKNHCSFSVPEDRLRHRDERMHSFQINNNIDLIIESNSCSSDVFRASNSDSAIFHSDAYKQDRWLDDNGYNREVIDSLRISDAPEADFVDGTKSNSVVASKDRVSEWLWTLHRIVVDVVRTDSHLDFYGESRNMARMSDILAVYAWVDPSTGYCQGMSDLLSPFVVLYEDDADAFWCFEMLLRRMRENFQMEGPTGVMKQLQALWKIMEITDVELFEHLSTIGAESLHFAFRMLLVLFRRELSFEESLSMWEMMWAADFNEDVILHLEENCLEPLLVDMRNDLSCEVKEEHRVNSYTRRKSKSRKPHHRNGEMRVACNLGMKPNTRNPLCGLSGATIWARHQQMPHISTNVLAKNGDDDLPIFCVAAILVINRHKIIRETRSIDDAIKMFNDNMLKINVKRCVRMAIKLRKKYIYKLLKGGSE from the exons aTGTCGTCGGCCGCGGGCCAAGACAACGGAGATACCGCTGGGGACTACATCAAGTGGATGTGCGGCGCCGGTGGCCGTGCGGGCGGCGCCATGGCCAACCTCCAGCGCGGCGTTGGCTCCCTCGTCCGTGACATTGGCGACCCCTGCCTCAACCCATCCCCCGTTAAG GGGAGCAAAATGCTCAAACCGGAAAAATGGCACACATGTTTTGATAATGATGGAAAGGTCATAGGTTTCCGTAAAGCCCTAAAATTCATTGTCTTAGGG GGTGTGGATCCCACTATTCGAGCTGAAGTTTGGGAATTTCTTCTTGGCTGCTATGCCTTGAGTAGTACCTCAGAGTATAGGAGGAAACTAAGAGCTGTTAGAAG ggaaaaatatcaaattttagttagacAGTGCCAGAGCATGCACCCAAGCATTGGTACAGGTGAGCTTGCTTACGCTGTTGGATCAAAGCTAATGGATGTCAGGACTATGTCAAAAGAAACCCACATTGCAGAAGAAGTTAGCACAAGTCAACAAACTTCACAAAATACAGCTGGCAGTTTAGTAGAAGATTCAGATTATGGCCCCGGTGGTGCACAGCAGTCACAAAAAAGGGAAAGCTGTAGTAAATCAGCTGAACTAGTTGGTTTCAACGTACATAATGATACCTCTCTTTATGATTCTTCCAATTTTATTGTGTCTTCTACAGAAGTGAATAATTGCTCAAAAGATTCTCAGGATTACAATGACATGGGTGAACCAAGATATGACACTGAGACCTTCGATGATTATCCTTCTCTACCTGTTACAAATTTTTTCTCAACTGATGGTGTGGGCAGCAATGGAGTTGATAAAAATCATTGTAGTTTCTCAGTTCCTGAAGATAGATTAAGGCACCGTGATGAACGTATGCACAGCTTCCAAATCAATAATAACATAGATCTCATTATAGAGTCAAATTCATGCTCCAGTGATGTGTTTAGGGCTAGCAACAGTGATTCAGCCATCTTTCACTCAGATGCATACAAGCAGGATAGATGGTTAGATGATAATGGCTATAACAGGGAAGTTATAGATTCCTTGAGGATATCTGATGCACCAGAAGCAGATTTTGTTGATGGAACCAAATCCAACAGTGTGGTTGCCAGCAAAGATCGAGTCTCTGAATGGCTTTGGACACTGCACCGAATTG TGGTTGATGTGGTTAGAACGGATAGTCATCTTGATTTCTATGGAGAATCAAGAAATATGGCTAGGATGTCAGATATACTTGCAGTTTATGCATGGGTTGATCCTTCCACCGGGTATTGCCAAG GTATGAGTGATCTACTTTCACCTTTTGTTGTTCTCTATGAGGATGATGCAGATGCCTTTTGGTGCTTTGAGATGCTACTGAGAAGGATG CGTGAAAATTTCCAGATGGAGGGACCAACAGGAGTTATGAAGCAGTTGCAAGCATTGTGGAAGATCATGGAAATAACTGATGTAGAATTATTTGAACATTTGTCAACAATTGGTGCTGAAAGCCTTCATTTTGCTTTCCGGATGCTGCTAGTGCTTTTTCGTCGAGAGCTGTCCTTTGAGGAGTCACTTAGCATGTGGGAG ATGATGTGGGCTGCTGACTTTAATGAAGATGTGATTTTACATTTGGAAGAGAATTGTCTGGAGCCATTGCTGGTAGATATGAGGAATGATTTATCATGTGAGGTGAAAGAAGAGCACCGGGTGAACAGTTACACAAGAAGAAAGTCCAAAAGCAGGAAGCCCCATCATAGAAATGGTGAAATGCGTGTAGCTTGCAACCTTGGAATGAAACCCAATACAAGAAATCCCCTCTGTGGCTTGTCAGGAGCTACTATTTGGGCAAGACATCAGCAGATGCCACATATAAGCACAAATGTGTTAGCAAAGAATGGAGATGATGATCTGCCTATATTCTGCGTAGCAGCAATCCTTGTAATCAATCGCCACAAGATAATTAGAGAAACTCGCTCAATAGATGATGCAATCAAG ATGTTCAATGATAATATGCTGAAGATCAATGTAAAAAGATGCGTACGCATGGCTATCAAGCTGAGGAAGAAGTATATTTACAAG TTATTGAAGGGGGGCTCGGAATGA
- the LOC4326455 gene encoding monocopper oxidase-like protein SKU5 precursor: MDSIRRRSAGGILGILFLVLLRWAGAGDPYAYYEWEVSYVWGAPLGGVKKQEAIGINGQLPGPALNVTTNWNLVVNVRNGLDEPLLLTWHGVQQRKSPWQDGVGGTNCGIPPGWNWTYQFQVKDQVGSFFYAPSTALHRAAGGYGAITINNRDVIPLPFPLPDGGDITLFLADWYARDHRALRRALDAGDPLGPPDGVLINALGPYRYNDTLVPPGVTYERINVDPGRTYRLRVHNVGVATSLNFRIQGHNLLLVEAEGSYTSQQNYTNMDIHVGQSYSFLLTMDQNASTDYYVVASARFVPDADKLTGVAILHYSNSQGPPSGSLPDAPDDQYDTAFSINQARSIRWNVTASGARPNPQGSFHYGDITVTDVYLLQSMPPELIDGQMRATLNGISYIAPSTPLMLAQLFNVPGVYKLDFPNRPMNRLPKLDTSIINGTYKGFMEIIFQNNATSVQSYHLDGYAFFVVGMDYGLWTDNSRGTYNKWDGVARSTIQVFPGAWTAVLVFLDNAGIWNLRVENLDAWYLGQEVYISVVNPEDSSNKTVLPLPDNAIFCGALSSLQKEQSHRFQYSEASQITQLWKMVFFMAWLALW, encoded by the exons ATGGATTCGATTCGCCGTCGATCTGCCGGAGGCATCCTCGGCATCCTCTTTCTGGTGCTGCTCCggtgggcgggggcgggggatccctatgcctactacgaGTGGGAGGTATCGTACGTGTGGGGTGCGCCGCTGGGCGGAGTGAAGAAGCAGGAGGCGATTGGCATCAACGGGCAGCTGCCGGGGCCGGCGCTGAACGTGACGACCAACTGGAACCTGGTGGTGAACGTGAGGAACGGCCTGGACGAGCCGCTGCTGCTGACGTGGCACGGGGTGCAGCAGCGCAAGAGCCCCTGGCAGGACGGCGTGGGCGGCACAAACTGCGGCATCCCGCCGGGGTGGAACTGGACGTACCAGTTCCAGGTGAAGGACCAGGTCGGCAGCTTCTTCTACGCCCCCTCCAccgccctccaccgcgccgccggcggctacGGCGCCATCACCATCAACAACCGCGACGTCATCCCCTTGCCCTTCCCcctccccgacggcggcgacatcaCCCTCTTCCTCGCCGACTGGTACGCCAGGGACCACAGGGCCCTGCGCCGCGccctcgacgccggcgacccCCTCGGCCCCCCCGACGGGGTGCTCATCAACGCCCTCGGCCCCTACCGCTACAACGACACCCTCGTCCCGCCGGGCGTCACCTACGAGCGCATCAATGTCGACCCGGGGAGGACCTACCGCCTGCGCGTCCACAACGTCGGCGTCGCCACCAGCCTCAATTTCAGAATCCAGGGCCACAACCTGCTGCTCGTCGAGGCCGAGGGCTCCTACACTTCACAGCAGAACTACACCAACATGGACATCCATGTCGGCCAGTCCTACTCCTTCCTTCTCACCATGGACCAGAACGCCTCCACCGACTACTACGTCGTCGCCAGCGCCCGTTTCGTCCCCGACGCCGACAAGCTCACCGGCGTCGCCATCCTCCACTACTCCAACTCCCAGGGCCCGCCCTCTGGCTCTCTCCCTGATGCCCCAGATGACCAGTACGACACCGCTTTCTCCATCAACCAAGCAAGATCAATCAG ATGGAATGTTACAGCCAGTGGTGCCCGCCCCAATCCGCAGGGCTCATTCCATTACGGCGACATTACCGTCACCGATGTGTACCTGCTGCAGAGCATGCCACCGGAGCTCATAGACGGCCAGATGCGTGCTACTCTCAATGGAATTTCTTATATTGCTCCATCGACTCCTTTGATGCTCGCTCAGCTCTTTAATGTCCCGGGAGTCTACAAACTGGATTTTCCTAATCGTCCTATGAACAGGTTACCAAAGCTTGACACCTCCATTATCAATGGCACCTACAAAGGCTTTATGGAGATCATATTCCAAAACAACGCCACATCCGTGCAGAGCTACCACTTGGATGGATATGCATTCTTTGTTGTTGG GATGGACTATGGACTGTGGACAGACAACAGCCGCGGTACATACAACAAATGGGATGGCGTTGCACGCTCCACAATTCAG GTATTCCCTGGCGCTTGGACGGCTGTCCTTGTCTTTCTTGACAATGCGGGTATATGGAATCTGCGGGTGGAGAACCTGGACGCCTGGTACCTGGGGCAAGAAGTGTACATCAGTGTGGTTAACCCGGAGGATAGCAGCAACAAGACCGTGCTTCCTCTTCCCGACAACGCGATTTTCTGTGGTGCGCTGTCAAGTTTACAAAA GGAGCAATCGCATAGATTCCAATACTCAGAAGCTTCTCAGATAACGCAGCTGTGGAAGATGGTTTTCTTCATGGCATGGTTGGCCCTTTGGTAG
- the LOC112163590 gene encoding uncharacterized protein LOC112163590, producing the protein MEEAGERDADETHAWSGTASPAALWKTVASSAAMLKLALAMISAAFRTTPFSMSMQLCPNATMSLHSPSIFDVVSSITPIMSCIINNRLVAEKAGATMQRWRAHSSPSAMTRPLPNMGMRLSSYDIVCQLAHLHFSHVCCLV; encoded by the exons ATGGAGGAGGCTGGCGAGCGGGACGCTGACGAGACGCACGCGTGGAGCGGAACAGCATCGCCTGCAGCTTTGTGGAAGACcgtggcgtcgtcggcggcgatgctGAAGCTGGCCTTGGCGATGATCTCGGCGGCGTTCCGGACAACGCCCTTCTCGATGTCGATGCAGCTGTGTCCCAACGCCACTATGTCGCTCCACTCGCCGAGCATCTTCGACGTCGTCTCCTCCATCACGCCGATCATGTCCTGCATCATCAACAACAG GTTGGTGGCGGAGAAGGCAGGGGCGACGATGCAGCGGTGGCGAGCCCACTCGTCGCCCTCGGCCATGACGCGGCCTCTCCCGAACATGGGCATGCGGTTGAGCAGTTACGATATAGTGTGCCAATTGGCACACCTACATTTTAGTCATGTATGTTGTTtagtttaa
- the LOC4326813 gene encoding uncharacterized protein isoform X3, translated as MSSAAGQDNGDTAGDYIKWMCGAGGRAGGAMANLQRGVGSLVRDIGDPCLNPSPVKGSKMLKPEKWHTCFDNDGKVIGFRKALKFIVLGGVDPTIRAEVWEFLLGCYALSSTSEYRRKLRAVRREKYQILVRQCQSMHPSIGTGELAYAVGSKLMDVRTMSKETHIAEEVSTSQQTSQNTAGSLVEDSDYGPGGAQQSQKRESCSKSAELVGFNVHNDTSLYDSSNFIVSSTEVNNCSKDSQDYNDMGEPRYDTETFDDYPSLPVTNFFSTDGVGSNGVDKNHCSFSVPEDRLRHRDERMHSFQINNNIDLIIESNSCSSDVFRASNSDSAIFHSDAYKQDRWLDDNGYNREVIDSLRISDAPEADFVDGTKSNSVVASKDRVSEWLWTLHRIVVDVVRTDSHLDFYGESRNMARMSDILAVYAWVDPSTGYCQDAFWCFEMLLRRMRENFQMEGPTGVMKQLQALWKIMEITDVELFEHLSTIGAESLHFAFRMLLVLFRRELSFEESLSMWEMMWAADFNEDVILHLEENCLEPLLVDMRNDLSCEVKEEHRVNSYTRRKSKSRKPHHRNGEMRVACNLGMKPNTRNPLCGLSGATIWARHQQMPHISTNVLAKNGDDDLPIFCVAAILVINRHKIIRETRSIDDAIKMFNDNMLKINVKRCVRMAIKLRKKYIYKLLKGGSE; from the exons aTGTCGTCGGCCGCGGGCCAAGACAACGGAGATACCGCTGGGGACTACATCAAGTGGATGTGCGGCGCCGGTGGCCGTGCGGGCGGCGCCATGGCCAACCTCCAGCGCGGCGTTGGCTCCCTCGTCCGTGACATTGGCGACCCCTGCCTCAACCCATCCCCCGTTAAG GGGAGCAAAATGCTCAAACCGGAAAAATGGCACACATGTTTTGATAATGATGGAAAGGTCATAGGTTTCCGTAAAGCCCTAAAATTCATTGTCTTAGGG GGTGTGGATCCCACTATTCGAGCTGAAGTTTGGGAATTTCTTCTTGGCTGCTATGCCTTGAGTAGTACCTCAGAGTATAGGAGGAAACTAAGAGCTGTTAGAAG ggaaaaatatcaaattttagttagacAGTGCCAGAGCATGCACCCAAGCATTGGTACAGGTGAGCTTGCTTACGCTGTTGGATCAAAGCTAATGGATGTCAGGACTATGTCAAAAGAAACCCACATTGCAGAAGAAGTTAGCACAAGTCAACAAACTTCACAAAATACAGCTGGCAGTTTAGTAGAAGATTCAGATTATGGCCCCGGTGGTGCACAGCAGTCACAAAAAAGGGAAAGCTGTAGTAAATCAGCTGAACTAGTTGGTTTCAACGTACATAATGATACCTCTCTTTATGATTCTTCCAATTTTATTGTGTCTTCTACAGAAGTGAATAATTGCTCAAAAGATTCTCAGGATTACAATGACATGGGTGAACCAAGATATGACACTGAGACCTTCGATGATTATCCTTCTCTACCTGTTACAAATTTTTTCTCAACTGATGGTGTGGGCAGCAATGGAGTTGATAAAAATCATTGTAGTTTCTCAGTTCCTGAAGATAGATTAAGGCACCGTGATGAACGTATGCACAGCTTCCAAATCAATAATAACATAGATCTCATTATAGAGTCAAATTCATGCTCCAGTGATGTGTTTAGGGCTAGCAACAGTGATTCAGCCATCTTTCACTCAGATGCATACAAGCAGGATAGATGGTTAGATGATAATGGCTATAACAGGGAAGTTATAGATTCCTTGAGGATATCTGATGCACCAGAAGCAGATTTTGTTGATGGAACCAAATCCAACAGTGTGGTTGCCAGCAAAGATCGAGTCTCTGAATGGCTTTGGACACTGCACCGAATTG TGGTTGATGTGGTTAGAACGGATAGTCATCTTGATTTCTATGGAGAATCAAGAAATATGGCTAGGATGTCAGATATACTTGCAGTTTATGCATGGGTTGATCCTTCCACCGGGTATTGCCAAG ATGCCTTTTGGTGCTTTGAGATGCTACTGAGAAGGATG CGTGAAAATTTCCAGATGGAGGGACCAACAGGAGTTATGAAGCAGTTGCAAGCATTGTGGAAGATCATGGAAATAACTGATGTAGAATTATTTGAACATTTGTCAACAATTGGTGCTGAAAGCCTTCATTTTGCTTTCCGGATGCTGCTAGTGCTTTTTCGTCGAGAGCTGTCCTTTGAGGAGTCACTTAGCATGTGGGAG ATGATGTGGGCTGCTGACTTTAATGAAGATGTGATTTTACATTTGGAAGAGAATTGTCTGGAGCCATTGCTGGTAGATATGAGGAATGATTTATCATGTGAGGTGAAAGAAGAGCACCGGGTGAACAGTTACACAAGAAGAAAGTCCAAAAGCAGGAAGCCCCATCATAGAAATGGTGAAATGCGTGTAGCTTGCAACCTTGGAATGAAACCCAATACAAGAAATCCCCTCTGTGGCTTGTCAGGAGCTACTATTTGGGCAAGACATCAGCAGATGCCACATATAAGCACAAATGTGTTAGCAAAGAATGGAGATGATGATCTGCCTATATTCTGCGTAGCAGCAATCCTTGTAATCAATCGCCACAAGATAATTAGAGAAACTCGCTCAATAGATGATGCAATCAAG ATGTTCAATGATAATATGCTGAAGATCAATGTAAAAAGATGCGTACGCATGGCTATCAAGCTGAGGAAGAAGTATATTTACAAG TTATTGAAGGGGGGCTCGGAATGA